The genomic interval AGGAACAAAGATTGTATTGTCCATATGGCATTAACAATTAATTGCGTCATTTTATAGAAATTTCGTTAGGTTAACAAGTTAACAACAACATGcgccaaaaatgttttgtgttTGCATGGACATTGTGTTTGCGGAAGGGCATTTGTATAGTCGTAGCAGCGGCAACCACTtgactattttattttattgtgtttCTCTGTTCGGCTTGTTACGCTGTCGCATTACCTACATCAAGTGTCACTTTAAAACGCATTTTTCTTTTCGTCCGGCCCCACAACCCAGCACGCCTCCCAAGTGCTGCTCAAAGCTGTCGGCACTGTGCTTATCTAAGGGCTATTGTTTGGTATGCCCGTCGCGGCGCTTGTAAACAATTCCATGCACATTAAGTTCCAATTAAGTAACATTCAAGTCGAATCGCTGCCCGTCGACGGCTTGTTGCCGTCGTCTATGGGTAAATTGCGGTTTGTTTGGTTTTCgggtggcagcagcagcagattgctttgttaatattaatttgtcaTTAATTTCAACGACATCAGCTTACAAGCAGCTcgtttaaaatgcattgatAAGCCAAGTGGCCTGGCAGCCAGCTGTTTTCCTACACGCCCGaccaacacacgcacacacacactcagccaTCAGATAAGTTTAATGCGCTTTAAACTGTTTGGCTACGGCTTGGGGGGCTGTCTTTGTGAGTGCTATGCAGCAACTCCTTGGTCAAGTCCTTTTCAAAACTAAACACAACTGTTGCTTGCACACTTGTACGCTCAAAGGGTGCGAGCTTTTTAGTTGCGGCCTGACCGCGACCATTTTCTTCTTCTCGTCTTAACCTGTCTATCTAGCCATCAGTTAATGGCCAATCTTTTTTAATACCCTACAAGGCCGAGGATTCAACGGGTCTACTGCAGTAGTATGCATCTTTTTTGTCTTTACACCACTTAAAAGAttagcaaatacaaaaaaagcatatttgaaaaacaatttcactctttttatttaaacataagTATATACGTGGTATTTGCTAGGAGAACCTGAGCCATAGAACTCTTGTCAGCCGTGTCTTGAGTGTTTGCTATTCGAATTTCTAGACTATCGGACTGCCAAAGGATAAGCTGTTGATGTGTTCTTGGAAGCAAGCCCTATTTTTGCCTGGCGTTGAACTATGCAAGAGTAAATACTCAACTGGAAAGGTCTCGACGGACGAAACTCTTTATTCAGCGCTACTTTGTACAACATTTACATGTAAACAGGCAGTCCAGATTCACAAAGCGTAAGAATGCATTTAGCTTATGTTGCCTAGCAGCTTCACAGCCATTCAGATAGCTAGTGAGTCACGCAATGCCAGCTTAGCATCAGTTGGCTACAAAATATTCTGGGCGTAGGCTTTGACCATTCTGGCTGGCAGCGCATAAAAGGCGCGTGTAGAGCGCTCTCAATGCAACCGCAGCAGTCAAAAGCTGAAAGGGACCACTCTGTTACCTTTgaatgggtaaaaaaaaaaataaaatagagaaaaaataGAGGTGTTATCTGATTGCCATTTTAAACACAGCAGGCGGCGAGGGCATTTAAAAGCCGAGCAAAACAAATACGCgcacataaaaaattaaatcacatGCATAGACTATTCACTGGATACACTGGGTGGCTGCTCAAAGGGGCATTAAAAAGAATTGCACACAAAGTATTTGCAATTGCAAAGTGGCAAATAGATTCTAGCAATTGCAAATTCTGATATTCTCGGTATTTTCCAACCCCAAGTATctttcgtatatatatatatatatgtcattTGAATAGTTGGTCAGCTAATGATGGAATCAACTGGACCACATGCTgacaattttgtatttaaattcaGAGCATTTCGTGCTGTagtttaaatttgcaattcgtttatagcttctatcaTTAGGTAAGAGCATTACAGCTTTATCAATGCTCACATTCTCGCATTAGCCTCAGCTTCACTTCTTTTGCAATTGGTCTATCGCTTTGACCAACTCTGTTTGCTTTCACTCGGCGAGAGAGACGGGCTGAATGCTTTAAGCTGGTGCAGCGGTGCGTATGAGCAATGCAACTTGACTGAAGTCACACTAATTAAATGGCACTACACAACTTGGACTTACGACATGGATAATGACGCTCCTCTAGCGCCTTGCTGACACAGTGCACAGTCCAGCAGTATCGgtaattaaaatctaaaaagGATACAGCTCTTCCTGTCTACCGTTGCAGCCGCGTGGCTCACACTCATTCTCCAAGTAGCCCGCTGGCACTCGGTACTATTTGCTTAATCTGTAGTTATCGCCAGCTGTGCGTTCCaagtgtatttgtgtgtgtgtgtgtgtgtgtgagagtgtgccACAACTGAGAGCTCTTGTTAACGTTGGGGTAAGCAAATAATGAGGTGAGCCACACGAGCTTTTAATGAATGAAAGCAGTAATCGTTTTGAATCGCAGAGCATTTAAGCGTGTCAATGGAACGGGACATGGTACACAGGACAGTGGACATTAGGTAAATACGCTACCGAATAGCTATTAAGGTAAAACATTTGGACTCAATTTTCCACCGtaaatctatatacatatatatttcgatTGACAATTTGGTTTCACATGAATGGCGATAGCTGGGAGATGCCGAAACTGCCGGAGAACGGATATCCATAACTATAACCATAACCATAAGGACGACCATAATATCCGCTGCCCAATAGGCCACCGCCGTACGTACTGCCATAAGGATAATAAGGATTACGTATGCCAGCACCATATCCTCCATATCCACCATATCCACCGTAACCGCCATATCCACCGCCATATCCGCCATATCCTATGCCTCCAAGTCCGCCAATGGCACCCCCATAGCCGCCAATGCCACCCAATGCACCGCCATAGGCTCCATACCCGCTGCCATAGTACGACGGATAGCCTCCAAAGCCGATTTGTCTGGCAACGCGTGCTCCGCTTGCCGCCCCTGGCTGTGCCTCCGGCCTGGCCGCATCTTCCTCCTTCAGGGGCTGGCCAACTGTTGCGTCCAAGTAGCAGGCGACGATTAGCAGCGCATATAATCCAAATAAGGCGCAGTTCCGCATTGTGCCGGGACTCCTTAAGCTGTTTACCTAGCGAGCTGCTTGAATTTGTGTATAGCTGTTGTTATGTGGTGACCGTGTGGTTTGTGCGTTCGTGTGGTGCTGTGCAGCCAACTGTGACCCGGCCAGCGAATGTTTTGGCCATTTATAGCCTAAGAACTTTGCGCATAAAATAGAAACTTTTGTTTCGCTTCTTTTTTTggtgttcgttttttttttgttgttgttgttgcttgttagCGAAATGAGACGCTAATGTAAACGTCATAAaacaaactatttaaatatgcgATTGCGGCCAAAATGGAACAAAAAGCCAATTCATGTGGCCAGGCCAGCAGCTACCAGTTGCCGGCTATTGCCAACGCCATTGGCCCGCACGCTAAGTGGCGTTCATGAAATCGAATGGCTCACTGGATGTTTAAAGAGCAAAACATTTTACTTTGCGCCAGGTAACTTCAACTTTTGCTTGCCACTTGCTCCGTTCCCGTTCCTGTTAACCTTAACCGGCACTTGCGGTCAGGTAAGCTGAGCAAATGTGCTAATTTCATTTGAAGGTTAGTTATGCTATTGACCAGGCCAAGACCCCTTGGGCCGACACCGGGCGTACCGCACAAGGTTCGCCGCACGCACACGTCATAAGCTTCAACTTTTGGTGCGTAAGTGTAAattgctgtttgctgtttgttgtttgttgttgttgtttgttggtgtcggtgttgctgttgttgttattattgctgcttttgctgttgttgctgttgtttgccTATTTGCCAGCTTGTTTGTTCGCaggtttgtttttgtttggctaGCTGTTTGTTTTATGCGCGACCTGGCCATTAACAATGCTCGATGGCTCTATGCCTCACGTCACTTTGCGACTTGTCGCATGAGccacgttttgttttttttcttattccaTAGCTTAAGCCAAATCTACAGGCAGCGCCATCGCAtcaatttttattcatttatgcaGAATGATCGCCTCATCGCAgagttgttgtggttgttgttgctgtttaatttgcttattcaaatttaaacgTTTTAAGCCAGTTCAAAAAGTGGGTCAATTAACGACGTCAACATCAATAGCTGCACATTTTGGCGTGTCAGCCTGGGCCAGAAATCTATCCTATCCAATTTCAGGCTAGTCGTCACCAGCGGTAAGGCATACAAGCCTGCTGCATAAATTAGCGTGgggccaaaacaaaaagcagttaaaattaaaattgcataaaagtTGTGGCCTGGTCAAATGCACAGATAGAGACaggaaaagagagagagaaacataGTGGAAGAGGGCGAGTGAATGAGAGGGGGGGAAAATGAGAGAGGAGACATAGCGGAAGAGAGGGGTagagagccagagccagagaaAGCTCTAGCTAGatggaaagagagagagagagagagagagagggagatcGAAAGAGATAGTAAGAGATAAAAAAAGAGAGGAAGAGGGAGGGAAAGATAGTAGAGAACGGTGAAACAATTATAGAACGAGAGATAGGGGAAGAGAgatagggagagagagagattaacataaaaagagagagagagagacaaagaggGCAACATAGaacgagagagaaagagggagggagagagaaagaattAGAGAGAAATTAATAGTGAGAGGGGGTCAGAAAGAACTAAGAACATAAGTTAGAAACGATACGGGtttgcagatatatatatatatatatatatatatgttaggAATAGTTAAGCTGAGTTcggttaaaatattttaaataacagAACAGTATTCCATATAAAAACTCAACTGCGTGTTTCTATGCAACCAACTGATATAGTAGCTCGTAAGATTTTGTTCTTGTGTAAGATTAggttgaaaaacaaaaggtagGCGTTATTTCTGTTTTAAAAGAGTTTAGGAAATAACT from Drosophila virilis strain 15010-1051.87 chromosome 2, Dvir_AGI_RSII-ME, whole genome shotgun sequence carries:
- the LOC6630581 gene encoding keratin-associated protein 19-1, with product MRNCALFGLYALLIVACYLDATVGQPLKEEDAARPEAQPGAASGARVARQIGFGGYPSYYGSGYGAYGGALGGIGGYGGAIGGLGGIGYGGYGGGYGGYGGYGGYGGYGAGIRNPYYPYGSTYGGGLLGSGYYGRPYGYGYSYGYPFSGSFGISQLSPFM